A section of the Mangifera indica cultivar Alphonso chromosome 12, CATAS_Mindica_2.1, whole genome shotgun sequence genome encodes:
- the LOC123192530 gene encoding LOW QUALITY PROTEIN: plant UBX domain-containing protein 3-like (The sequence of the model RefSeq protein was modified relative to this genomic sequence to represent the inferred CDS: inserted 1 base in 1 codon), whose product MASRDKKPTTPSSSRTGGIRTLSDLNRRTGPDSDSDFDGPQEFYTGGEKNGMLVQDPSKGNLNDVDAIFNQARELGAVEGPLEHLHPSXISGESVPSAPKQPEPLIHNIVFWTNGFTVNDGPLRRLNDPENASFLESIRKSECPKELEPVDRRSSVHVNLIKKDEKCPEREKHHVPFQGVGRTLGSTSTPTAPEPTVGSTPDTAQAHSAGLVVDDNLPSTSIQIRLGDGTRMVAQFNLHHTINDIHAHIDASRPANARNYQLQMTGFPPKVLTDRSQTIKQAGLANSVVIQKF is encoded by the exons ATGGCATCACGTGACAAGAAACCTACGACGCCATCTAGTAGCCGTACCGGCGGCATACGAACTCTCTCCGATCTGAACCGGAGGACAGGACCTGATTCAGATTCGGACTTCGATGGTCCTCAAGAATTCTACACTGGTGGTGAAAAGAA TGGTATGCTTGTTCAAGATCCTTCAAAGGGTAATCTGAATGATGTTGATGCTATTTTCAATCAAGCTAGAGAACTGGGAGCTGTTGAAGGACCTCTTGAACATCTTCATCCAT TCATCTCAGGGGAAAGTGTACCATCTGCACCTAAGCAGCCTGAGCCTCTCATTCACAACATTGTTTTCTGGACCAATGGTTTTACTGTAAATGATGGCCCTTTGAGGAGGTTGAATGATCCTGAAAATGCATCTTTCTTAGAG AGCATCAGAAAGTCTGAGTGTCCAAAAGAGCTAGAACCCGTGGATAGAAGGTCTTCAGTTCATGTCAATCTGATAAAGAAGGATGAGAAGTGCCCT GAACGGGAGAAGCATCATGTTCCATTTCAGGGCGTGGGAAGAACTTTAGGTAGTACCAGTACTCCAACAGCACCAGAACCAACTGTTGGTTCCACTCCTGACACTGCTCAAGCCCATTCTGCAGGTCTGGTTGTGGATGACAACCTACCATCAACATCAATTCAGATCAGGTTGGGTGATGGAACCCGCATGGTAGCACAATTCAATCTCCACCATACAATCAATGACATTCATGCTCACATTGATGCATCTAGACCTGCAAATGCAAGAAATTATCAGCTGCAGATGACGGGATTCCCCCCTAAAGTACTTACGGACCGTTCTCAGACAATAAAGCAGGCTGGCCTTGCCAATTCTGTGGTTATCCAGAAATTTTAA
- the LOC123193053 gene encoding katanin p60 ATPase-containing subunit A1, whose translation MAALRRLAKTVSAWRILLPSSAPSRDLPRRLPNRSFERQIHFNASEIGRPRLFPGVSGPRSVFPAILASLFGAGLINIAYSDAGEAGSAKPPLAPESSSSYGDLEEIAKKERQRIEELIKKKGQPKGFYPRFTVAVKGQKITIKFQVPHGCEVPQLIANLVSNLGLKVEEHGGGSDMSLRAWDSAVAWQLTLRHPGKLNKHGGDQAHSTDMNTHEDDLCILIFRSLITSDKAEIEFIKKGSLSSAELDAFVSTLQLAGGRLGQNRNLDRKPRDGYAQETPVENTISTLESMGVRIYGLGKPQVNSSNTEISWENIAGYDQQKREIEDTVLLSLQNPEIFDDIARGTRRKFESNRPRAVLFEGPPGTGKTSCARVIANQAGAPLVYLPLEVIMSKYYGESERLLGKVFTLADKLPNGAIIFLDEVDSLAISRDSEMHEATRRILSVLLRQIDGFEQDKKVIVIAATNRKQDLDPALMSRFDSCITFGLPDHQTRQEIAASYAKHLSESDLLAFASVTEEMSGRDIRDVCQQAERTWASKIIRGQATKDGDKDCLPPLQEYIESALNRQKSLLNTARQNHQKSYSPTKKQPLDLY comes from the exons ATGGCGGCTCTGCGGAGGCTAGCGAAGACAGTTTCGGCATGGCGTATCCTACTCCCTTCCAGCGCTCCTTCACGCGACTTGCCTCGTCGTCTTCCTAACC GATCTTTTGAGCGTCAAATTCATTTCAATGCTTCAGAAATTGGGAGGCCGAGATTATTTCCGGGAGTTTCGGGACCTCGTTCTGTGTTTCCAGCTATCTTAGCTAGTTTATTTGGTGCTGGGTTGATCAATATTGCATATTCTGACGCTGGGGAG GCAGGTAGTGCTAAACCTCCATTGGCACCAGAATCTTCTTCAAGTTATGGGGACTTGGAGGAAATTGCGAAGAAAGAGCGACAGCGAATTGAGGAGTTAATCAAAAAGAAGGGACAGCCAAAAGGGTTTTATCCCAGGTTTACTGTTGCTGTTAAGGGCCAAAAG ATCACCATTAAGTTCCAAGTACCCCATGGATGTGAGGTTCCACAATTGATTGCAAACCTTGTCTCAAATCTTGGACTGAAGGTTGAAGAGCATGGTGGTGGTTCAGACATGTCATTGCGTGCTTGGGACAG TGCAGTTGCTTGGCAATTAACACTTAGGCATCCAGGAAAGCTGAATAAACATGGAGGGGATCAAGCCCATTCTACTGATATGAATACACATGAAGATGACCTATGCATCCTCATATTTCGTTCGCTTATTACCTCAGATAAAGCA GAAATTGAGTTCATAAAAAAAGGGAGCTTGAGTTCTGCAGAGCTTGATGCTTTTGTGTCTACTTTGCAATTAGCTGGTGGAAGGTTGGGCCAAAATAGAAACTTGGATAGAAAACCTAGAGATGGATATGCGCAAGAGACACCAGTGGAAAATACAATATCTACTCTTGAGTCTATGGGTGTGAGAATATATGGACTTGGCAAACCCCAAGTGAATTCCTCAAATACTGAGATATCATGGGAAAATATTGCTGGCTATGATCAACAAAAGAG AGAAATAGAAGATACTGTATTATTGTCTCTTCAGAATCCtgaaatatttgatgatattgctCGTGGGACTCGGcgcaaatttgaatcaaatagaCCTCGAGCGGTGCTTTTTGAAGGGCCACCAG GTACTGGAAAGACATCTTGTGCTCGTGTTATTGCAAATCAAGCG GGTGCTCCATTAGTGTATCTGCCACTGGAGGTTATCATGTCAAAGTATTATGGTGAAAGTGAACGTTTGTTGGGAAAAGTTTTCACACTTGCTGATAAGCTGCCAAACGGTGCTATTATTTTCCTGGATGAG GTTGATTCCTTAGCTATTTCTCGGGATAGTGAAATGCATGAAGCAACACGCAGAATTTTGTCAGTGCTTTTGCGACAG ATTGATGGATTTGAACAGGATAAAAAAGTGATTGTCATTGCTGCAACAAATAGAAAGCAAGACCTTGATCCTGCTTTAATGAG TCGATTTGATTCATGCATTACCTTTGGCCTGCCCGATCATCAGACTCGTCAGGAAATAGCAGCTTCATATGCAAAACACTTATCAGAGTCTGATTTACTTGCATTTGCCAGTGTTACAGAAGA AATGTCTGGAAGGGATATAAGGGATGTGTGTCAACAAGCAGAGCGCACATGGGCATCAAAG ATTATACGAGGACAAGCAACCAAGGATGGTGACAAAGATTGCCTTCCGCCTCTGCAAGAATACATTGAGAGTGCTTTAAATCGACAGAAGTCTCTACTCAACACTGCACGCCAAAACCACCAAAAATCTTACTCTCCCACAAAGAAACAGCCCTTGGATTTATACTGA
- the LOC123193055 gene encoding homeotic protein female sterile-like — MTFAFVIFLSCSSSLLLVRSQISETPPHLQLSLSFLTQLKSSPSLLSIMDGPRLHEPETLSPCTTSRSGDSNSPEFEFWMVRNPSFPQRNLLSADELFVDGVLLPLHLLSLKPPDPNPLLDPEPPYQEEPGDPEPGSQLIHVTTDSANGLSSSKRWKDMFRKGNKKAVAKNTEDNKEKEKEKKRDKKSQSGLTSAELNINIWPFSRSRSAGNGGTRARLSTGAPGARKVSSAPCSRSNSAGESKSRKWPSSPSRNSPIWQVKRGAGGSGGKSSETPKSTKTIGNGGGNNINSNNNGKVRILNLNMKVPMNIGYGGHHLSCTSDENSALGVLGGASYKPANTTAAASGCAGTASGRSDGGAGHGHGHVTSNGNLFNFRSLVTKKVY; from the coding sequence ATGACCTTTGCTTTTGTAATCTTCCTGAGTTGCTCGTCTTCTTTATTACTTGTACGGTCACAAATCTCTGAAACTCCTCCTCATCTTcaactctctctttcttttcttacaCAACTCAAAAGCTCACCCTCGCTGCTTTCAATAATGGATGGTCCCAGACTCCATGAACCCGAAACTCTATCGCCATGCACCACTTCAAGAAGCGGCGATTCAAACTCCCCCGAGTTCGAGTTCTGGATGGTCCGAAACCCCTCTTTTCCTCAGCGTAATCTGCTCTCAGCTGATGAACTCTTTGTTGATGgcgttcttcttcctcttcatctcCTTTCACTCAAGCCTCCCGATCCAAACCCGCTTTTGGATCCTGAACCTCCCTACCAAGAGGAGCCTGGTGACCCGGAGCCTGGCTCTCAGTTGATTCATGTAACGACTGACTCGGCAAATGGGTTGTCAAGTTCTAAGCGTTGGAAGGACATGTTCAGGAAAGGTAACAAGAAAGCTGTGGCGAAGAACACGGAAgataataaagagaaagagaaagagaagaagagagacaaGAAGAGTCAAAGTGGGTTAACTTCAGCCGAGTTGAATATCAATATTTGGCCTTTCTCCAGGAGTAGATCTGCCGGGAATGGAGGAACCCGAGCCAGATTGAGTACCGGAGCTCCAGGGGCCCGAAAGGTAAGCAGTGCACCATGTTCGAGGAGTAATTCAGCGGGTGAGTCAAAGTCAAGAAAGTGGCCGAGTAGCCCGAGTCGGAACAGCCCCATTTGGCAAGTCAAGCGTGGTGCAGGAGGCTCAGGTGGGAAGAGCTCCGAAACTCCTAAAAGCACCAAGACAATCGGAAATGGCGGTGgcaataatattaatagtaataataatggTAAAGTTaggattttgaatttgaatatgaaAGTGCCAATGAATATTGGGTACGGCGGCCACCATTTGAGTTGTACAAGTGATGAAAACAGTGCACTCGGGGTTCTGGGTGGAGCTAGTTACAAGCCTGCTAACACCACAGCCGCCGCATCCGGCTGCGCTGGGACTGCTAGCGGCCGTTCTGATGGTGGTGCTGGCCATGGCCATGGTCATGTTACCAGCAACGGCAACCTCTTCAACTTCCGCAGCCTCGTCACCAAGAAGGTTTATTAA
- the LOC123193569 gene encoding pyrophosphate--fructose 6-phosphate 1-phosphotransferase subunit beta-like: MSPSLVSNGDFTPVKSGQVTGRVASVYSEVQTSRIDHKLPLPSVLRNTFKIVDGPASSAAGNPDEIKKLFPNLFGQPSASLVPNDVNTLPADQKLKIGVVLSGGQAPGGHNVISGIFDYLQDRVKGSVLYGFRGGPAGVMKGKYIELTPDYIYPYRNQGGFDMICSGRDKIETPEQFQQAEETAKKLDLDGLVIIGGDDSNTNACLLAENFRGKNLKTRVIGCPKTIDGDLKCKEVPTSFGFDTACRVYAEMIGNVMIDARSTGKYYHFVRLMGRAASHITLECALQTQPNITVIGEEVAAKKQTLKNVTDYIVDIICKRAELGYNYGVILIPEGLIDFIPEVQQLIAELNEILAHEVVDENGLWKKKLTGQSAQLFEFLPQAIQEQLMLERDPHGNVQVAKIETEKMLIDMADTELEKRKKGGAYKGVFKGQSHFFGYEGRCGLPTNFDASYCYALGYAAGALLHSGKTGLISSVGNLSAPVDQWTVGGTALTSLMDVERRHGKFKPVIKKAMVELEGAPFKKFASLREEWALKNHYLSPGPIQFGGQTATAVNRTLLLELGAKV, translated from the exons ATGTCTCCTTCGTTGGTTTCAAACGGCGATTTCACTCCCGTCAAGTCCGGTCAGGTCACTGGCCGCGTGGCTTCAGTCTACAGTGAGGTTCAAACGAGTCGTATCGACCACAAGCTTCCTCTTCCTTCCGTTCTCCGTAATACTTTCAAAATTGTCGACGGTCCCGCCAGCTCAGCCGCCGGCAATCCAG ATGAGATTAAGAAGTTGTTTCCGAATTTGTTCGGGCAACCGTCGGCTAGTCTGGTTCCAAACGACGTTAATACGCTGCCAGCGGATCAGAAGTTGAAAATCGGTGTCGTTTTGTCTGGAGGCCAGGCACCAGGTGGACACAATGTGATCTCAGGAATTTTCG ATTACTTGCAGGATCGCGTGAAAGGTAGTGTTTTGTATGGATTTAGGGGAGGTCCAGCGGGGGTCATGAAGGGAAAATACATTGAATTGACTCCTGATTATATTTATCCGTACAGAAACCAG GGTGGTTTTGATATGATTTGCAGTGGGAGAGACAAGATTGAAACTCCGGAGCAG TTTCAACAAGCTGAAGAAACAGCTAAGAAGCTGGATTTGGATGGCCTTGTGATTATTGGTGGTGATGACTCAAACACAAATGCTTGCCTCCTTGCTGAAAACTTCAG GggtaaaaatcttaaaactcgGGTGATTGGCTGTCCAAAAACCATTGATGGTGACTTGAAATGCAAAGAGGTTCCCACAAGCTTTGGATTTGATACAGCGTGCAGG GTATATGCTGAAATGATTGGGAATGTGATGATAGATGCACGGTCAACTGGAAAATACTATCATT TTGTACGGCTTATGGGGCGTGCCGCTTCACATATTACTCTTGAGTGTGCCTTGCAAACTCAACCAAACATCACCGTTATTGGAGAAGAG GTTGCTGCTAAGAAGCAAACACTTAAAAATGTCACAGACTACATTGTAGATATAATCTGTAAACGTGCTGAACTTGGTTACAACTATGGTGTCATACTCATTCCTGAAGGTCTAATCGATTTTATTCCTGAG GTGCAGCAGCTTATTGCAGAACTTAATGAAATTCTAGCCCATGAAGTTGTTGATGAAAATGGGCTATGGAAAAAGAAACTCACTGGTCAGTCTGCACAGCTTTTTGAGTTTTTACCTCAAGCTATTCAAGAACAATTGATGCTTGAAAGAGATCCCCATGGAAATGTCCAG GTTGCTAAGATAGAGACAGAAAAAATGTTGATTGACATGGCTGACACTGAGTtggagaagaggaagaagggAGGTGCATACAAAGGGGTATTTAAAGGGCAGTCCCACTTTTTCGG GTACGAAGGAAGATGTGGTTTGCCAACAAACTTTGATGCTTCCTACTGTTATGCGCTGGGTTATGCCGCCGGAGCTCTTCTTCATAGTGGGAAAACTGGGTTGATATCATCG GTTGGAAATTTGAGTGCTCCAGTTGATCAATGGACTGTTGGTGGAACTGCTCTGACCTCCTTAATGGATGTGGAGAGGAGACATG GCAAGTTCAAGCCTGTGATCAAGAAGGCCATGGTGGAACTTGAAG GTGCTCCATTTAAGAAATTTGCATCCTTGCGGGAAGAATGGGCGCTCAAAAATCACTACCTTAGTCCTG GTCCTATCCAATTTGGCGGTCAAACAGCCACTGCCGTTAATCGCACACTGCTCTTGGAGCTTGGTGCTAAAGTTTAA